The following proteins come from a genomic window of Miscanthus floridulus cultivar M001 chromosome 2, ASM1932011v1, whole genome shotgun sequence:
- the LOC136540766 gene encoding heavy metal-associated isoprenylated plant protein 30-like isoform X2 produces MSVSSSLSNFLLCCFYPSAAHRHGHRGGAYYYSSHPTSANTQYYHEGPFAGRRMGRSSRPLSLQTVELKVRMCCSGCERVVKHAVSRLRGVDSVEVDVEMEKVTVTGYVDRHRVLKEVRRAGKKAEFWPNPDLPLHFTSAKDYFHDEESYRRTYNYYRHGYNGDKHGQLHEPHRGADPVSNMFNDDDVNACSIM; encoded by the exons ATGTCGGTTTCGTCGTCGCTGTCCAACTTCCTGCTCTGCTGCTTCTACCCGTCCGCCGCCCACCGCCACGGGCACCGCGGCGGCGCGtactactacagcagccacccgACGAGCGCCAACACCCAGTACTACCACGAGGGCCCCTTCGCCGGGCGCAGGATGGGCCGGAGCAGCAGGCCGCTGTCGCTGCAG ACGGTGGAGCTGAAGGTGCGGATGTGCTGCTCGGGTTGCGAGCGGGTGGTGAAGCACGCGGTGAGTCGGCTGCGCGGGGTGGACTCGGTGGAGGTGGACGTGGAGATGGAGAAGGTGACGGTGACGGGGTACGTGGACCGGCACCGGGTGCTCAAGGAGGTCCGCCGCGCCGGGAAGAAGGCGGAGTTCTGGCCCAACCCGGACCTGCCGCTGCACTTCACCTCCGCCAAGGACTACTTCCACGACGAGGAGTCGTACCGCCGCACCTACAACTACTACCGCCACGGCTACAACGGCGACAAGCACGGGCAGCTCCACGAGCCACACCGCGGCGCCGACCCCGTCAGCAACATGTTCAACGACGACGACGTCAACGCCTGCTCCATCATGTAG
- the LOC136540766 gene encoding heavy metal-associated isoprenylated plant protein 30-like isoform X1, translated as MSVSSSLSNFLLCCFYPSAAHRHGHRGGAYYYSSHPTSANTQYYHEGPFAGRRMGRSSRPLSLQQTVELKVRMCCSGCERVVKHAVSRLRGVDSVEVDVEMEKVTVTGYVDRHRVLKEVRRAGKKAEFWPNPDLPLHFTSAKDYFHDEESYRRTYNYYRHGYNGDKHGQLHEPHRGADPVSNMFNDDDVNACSIM; from the exons ATGTCGGTTTCGTCGTCGCTGTCCAACTTCCTGCTCTGCTGCTTCTACCCGTCCGCCGCCCACCGCCACGGGCACCGCGGCGGCGCGtactactacagcagccacccgACGAGCGCCAACACCCAGTACTACCACGAGGGCCCCTTCGCCGGGCGCAGGATGGGCCGGAGCAGCAGGCCGCTGTCGCTGCAG CAGACGGTGGAGCTGAAGGTGCGGATGTGCTGCTCGGGTTGCGAGCGGGTGGTGAAGCACGCGGTGAGTCGGCTGCGCGGGGTGGACTCGGTGGAGGTGGACGTGGAGATGGAGAAGGTGACGGTGACGGGGTACGTGGACCGGCACCGGGTGCTCAAGGAGGTCCGCCGCGCCGGGAAGAAGGCGGAGTTCTGGCCCAACCCGGACCTGCCGCTGCACTTCACCTCCGCCAAGGACTACTTCCACGACGAGGAGTCGTACCGCCGCACCTACAACTACTACCGCCACGGCTACAACGGCGACAAGCACGGGCAGCTCCACGAGCCACACCGCGGCGCCGACCCCGTCAGCAACATGTTCAACGACGACGACGTCAACGCCTGCTCCATCATGTAG